A genome region from Bufo gargarizans isolate SCDJY-AF-19 chromosome 2, ASM1485885v1, whole genome shotgun sequence includes the following:
- the FGL2 gene encoding fibroleukin — protein sequence MKSLLGLVTLAALSAGLAGAQEEIVPGGTLVNACPIKMKNGGKCDENGNCPYQITLPPMTIQLPKQLQLLEKTLKEVQKLKEIVNNLKESCQDCKLPADETGEKAYTEDPEERGQGNQIQDLQSKMKKMSISLKNARTQITNLQDQMEKISMNNVNDYIDQKMANLSFMFGNADKCSNCQLKEPVPSIQLIFKDCSDYYKMGKRLNGIYHVMPDPKNKTFEVFCDMESMGGGWTVVQRRIDGSVSFNRTWVEYKNGFGNLSGEFWLGNDKIHLLSKSSNMMLRIELEDLKGVKEYANYEQFYVANEYVKYKLSVSGYSGTAGDALHFSKQYNHDQRFFTTPDKDNDRYPSGNCGAYYSSGWWFDACMSANLNGKYYEKEYKGVRNGIFWGTWQGVSEQQLDSFRQTFKTVRMMIRPKDFSP from the exons ATGAAGTCTCTCTTGGGTCTTGTAACCCTTGCAGCCTTGTCAGCGGGGCTAGCTGGTGCACAAGAAGAGATTGTTCCAGGAGGAACACTTGTCAATGCTTGTCCCATCAAAATGAAGAATGGAGGTAAATGTGATGAAAATGGGAATTGTCCCTACCAAATAACTTTGCCTCCAATGACAATTCAGTTACCTAAGCAGTTACAGCTTCTTGAGAAAACGCTGAAGGAAGTACAGAAACTTAAAGAAATTGTAAATAATCTCAAGGAATCATGTCAGGATTGCAAATTGCCGGCAGATGAAACAGGGGAGAAAGCGTACACTGAGGACCCCGAAGAAAGAGGACAGGGGAATCAAATACAAGATCTGCAATCAAAGATGAAGAAAATGTCCATAAGTCTGAAGAATGCACGGACTCAGATTACCAACTTGCAGGATCAGATGGAGAAGATAAGTATGAACAATGTGAATGATTACATTGACCAGAAGATGGCAAACCTGTCATTCATGTTTGGCAATGCAGACAAGTGTTCAAACTGCCAACTAAAGGAGCCAGTTCCAA GCATACAGCTTATCTTCAAAGACTGTTCGGACTACTACAAGATGggcaaaagactgaatggcaTTTACCATGTCATGCCAGATCCAAAGAATAAGACATTTGAAGTCTTCTGTGATATGGAATCTATGGGTGGGGGTTGGACAGTGGTGCAGAGGCGTATAGATGGCAGTGTAAGTTTTAACAGGACATGGGTTGAGTACAAAAATGGTTTTGGCAACCTTAGTGGAGAGTTTTGGTTGGGTAATGATAAGATTCATCTCTTGTCCAAAAGCAGTAACATGATGCTGAGAATTGAACTTGAGGATCTGAAGGGTGTGAAGGAATATGCCAATTATGAGCAGTTCTATGTGGCCAATGAATATGTGAAGTATAAATTATCTGTCAGTGGCTATAGCGGAACGGCCGGTGATGCACttcacttcagcaaacagtacAACCATGACCAAAGATTTTTTACTACACCAGACAAAGACAATGACAGGTATCCATCTGGAAATTGTGGAGCTTACTATAGCTCTGGCTGGTGGTTTGATGCATGCATGTCTGCCAATCTTAATGGGAAATACTATGAGAAGGAATACAAGGGTGTGCGGAACGGGATTTTCTGGGGTACATGGCAAGGTGTTTCTGAACAGCAATTAGACAGTTTCAGGCAAACATTTAAGACTGTTAGGAtgatgatcagaccaaaagactTCTCACCATGA